The Melanotaenia boesemani isolate fMelBoe1 chromosome 8, fMelBoe1.pri, whole genome shotgun sequence DNA window CCAGTGTTGAtctaaaaaagtaaagttttaagGAACTGTGGTCTGTAGATCTCAGTGGTTGAGAGACATTTCTAACAAGTCAGTAAGTCAGAGGTGGATGTCAGGACCACATATATTATCTGAAAGATGTCAAAGACCAGAAGCAACAGAAGTGACTGAATGTGGGGACCACACAGAATGatgcatgattttattttattttattttttgtcactgAATTGAGACTCGCAAGGCTGCTGGGGTGTGGGGGGTTTTATGGgcatttataccatggtctgggtgaatacttcATTCtgatggcaacagaaactcagacgccagACTGCGGACACGCCTGCAGGTTTATTTCAGGAGAGACGAGAAAAGTATTGCGACGGAACGCAAAAGGAAAACCCCTTACTGGACACAGAAATTGCAttagaaattatatttaaaaaaaaaataaaattagaaaagaatTATACTACTGTTACAAAATCACCTTGTTCTGTGATCTGCACTGTAGGTTTGCATGTGTATAGAAGTGTGTATTCGTGGACATACTCTTTTCTATTGTATTTTTGTACACTTTTTAGAAAtgtatttaatctttaattatTCTCTGTAGTTTTGCACCGTGGGCTGGAGAGAGACGCCCTGTGTATGTACTCAGATACTGTAGAAAGCGACAATAAAATGCATGAATcttgaagtgtgtgtgttcacaaCTATtctgtctacctttaataatttaattggacaaataatttgttattatttatttatttatttatttatttatttatttatttatttggtttgtttgtttgttttgttttgttttttatcatttagaaaTGCAGCATTTTGTCTAACCTGATCGAAGCAAAACTAACACAACACCGCCATCTTCAGTTTATTAACATCATTAAGCTGTTCAGCTTTTCACGTCCTCTGCCGGAACATATTGAGTGTTACACTCAGCGGAAGTAAACATTGAGACGCCATCGTCGGCAGATGTGGAGGTGGAAGACGGTTGTGTTGTCGTTTCTCAgctgaatatttcagtgtttcagcaacaatgtcttcagttcagcatctgagagagtttatcagcgagcgactaactgctgctgctgaagaaatattcacagagtttgaaaaaaccaTCGTCCAGTACGAAGAAGAGATCGATCGTCAGCGCAGACTGCTGGATGTCACCTGGAAACCACAGGTTAACTTCCACACAACAGGTACGATACAGTAATTGTTTGATGGCCAGATCGCCTTTTAATGTTTCAAGTAAAATATGTTGAAAACCCGCAAGTTACCCGAGTCTTGTGTGGCTTTGGTATGTTTAGCTTGAAACAACAATATGGCTGTGAATGCTTACGTGTTCCAgtgtaaacaaaatattttcatccaGTAACCTTTTTCTTAAACCTTCATTCTAGAACACAAGCCTGTTTTATTAGAAATGTGTGCCAcctttccagtttttaattactAGGGTTAGGGTTTTTAGGGTTTTATACTTAGTTCGTGTTCCAAATTTACAGTCAGTATGTTCCCCAGACTATAGAACAGAATAATGAAGAAACATCTGTCAAATACGGACAAATGCTTCAATAGTCAAACATAATCATGATGAACACGTACATACATTAACATCCAAAGCAGCTCTATGTTCTCTATGAATTCTGTCTTTCATGACAAAGCAAAGTTGAAAGACCAATAGCAGAAAAAATGAACCCAGAGCACCCCACgcctcagtttgtttttataaatactcAACTAAAAAGTGGAACCaaaaagctgcagctagctCCGTTTGGTTTACCTGGCAAGTCTGAGATTAAACCTTGggtttaccaaaaaaaaaagagaacaaactCATCCTGTGATAAAGtttaagttaatgttttagacatttattaatatttaacactGCAAAACCCACTTTGACTATTTCAGGTAAATTAAAAGTGACTAACACCATTCCAGGAGGATTTCAGGggtaaagaataaacaaaaagacaaggTACTTGTAGCAAAATCTGGTTTTGGTAATGTCTTGCCTGTAATCCTTTGTGCCTTCAGAACCCCCACAGGAACATGATGGTAAGAAGAAGGAATTTGTTCTAGACCAACAACTCTGTAACCACGAGAGGTGCTCCAGCCTGGACCAGGAGGACGCAGAGCCTCAGGAGATTAAAGTGGAACAGGAGGAACTCTGCACCAGTCAGGATGAAGAAcaacttgtttttaaagaagaGACTGATCCTCACACGATGGCTCCCACTCATCAGGAAAGTGACTTAAgtgaagcaggaaaaaacaTTGATAGACTTTTCTCTCATAGCTGTAATGAAGCTGAGAACCAAAATCAAGAAGCAAGCAAGCATTCAGACTCTGGATCAACTAGAAATGTAGAGGTGAAGCAGatgaaaagaattaaaagaaactTTAGTCACAGTAGCAGTGTAGACAACTGTCCCCTGTCAAAGAGTCAGCTTGATAATGACACGTGTAAAAAGTCTGTAAAATGTGACGTTTGTGGAAAAGCCTTGAGCGATAAGAACAATATGGAGCCTGTAAAAAAGTTACATTCTTGTGAGACATGTGGGAAAAGCTTTTCAAAAAATAGCATTTTGCTGATCCATATGAGAACCCACACAGGCGAGAGGCCTTTTTCCTGTTCAATTTGTGGGAAAAACTTCAGCACACGCGGTAATTTGTTGGTTCACATGAGAGTTCACACCGGTGAGAAGCAGTATTCTTGTGAAACATGTGGTAAAAGTTTCAGTCAGAGAGGTACTTTATTGAGACATGCAAGAGTACACACAGGTGAAAAGTTGTATTCTTGTAAAACGTGTGGAAAAAGTTTCACCCAGAATAACTCCATGCTGagacacatgagaattcacacaggggAGAAGCTGTTTTCTTGTCAGACATGTGGCAAAAGTTTCACTCAGAATAATTCTTTGTTGGCACatatgagaatccacacaggtgaGATGCTGTTTTCTTGCAAAACATGCGGGAAAAGTTTTACCAGAAAAAGTGGCCTATTGATCCatatgagaattcacacaggtgagaagccttTCGCGTGCGGGACGTGTGGGAAAAAATTCAGTCAGCGTGCTCATTTGTTGCCACATATGAGGATCCACACTGGGGAGAGACCTTTTACTTGTGGAACATGTGGGAAAGATTTCAGCCGAAGAAGTTATCTGAGAATTCATTTGAAagttcacacaggtgagaagatGTATGGCTGTGAAAGGTGTGGAAAAAGTTTTCGTTTCAGAGGTAGTTTGACTGCTCACATAAGAACTCACACAGGTGAAAAGTCCACTTGCGACACAGTTGGAAAGTTGTAATTTGACTGTTTGCTCACTACTTGTAATTACATATAAATTTTTATAAGCAACATGTCTGTTTATACGTTTGTAATACAAGACAGCTTAAATAACACCTGAGTTCATACAAGACAGCAGTTCAAAGAGCTTCATCTCAAGCTTACCAAGAAAACCAACATCCATCTTATGACGTATTCAACGTATTATGACGTATTATGTGCAAAAATAgcagaaattaaaatgtgtatagtgaaaaagaaaaataaagctttattttgtCCAGCCAACTGTATCAGATGCTCTGGAGTAcgatatttagtcatttttatatCTTCGGATTTTGCCCATTTTAGAGGAGTCAGCTGGTCCGGTGACTTCTTCACATGATGACATGCCTGTGTACTACTTTTAGAGTAATATGAAGTGGAATGTTTGTCCACTTGTGAAATTTCAGTTTTGAAAGTTTATGTTGAATCCATTTCGGATAAAATTATCAAACTTCTAAGGCCATGTGAGCACCCACTTTAAAGGCTGTTCAGGCAAGAATTATGTGTCTTCATTTAAAGCTTCACCTTGTTAGTGTGACTAGAAATGAGTGTGTTGAAACACGAGTCTTGTAGAAGATGTCAGCTGTCCAGAGTGGCTCCACACTGGGAAATTCACACCATATTCTGGTTATAtatgaaaattaatttaaaatttctaaaacaaatcctttacagatgaaactaaagaaattagAATATAATGCGaagcttaatttatttcagtaattcaacctAGAAGGTAAACTAATATGTAGACTTGTATGCAAACTGAGATATTTCAAGCGTTTATTTGTTATCATTTTGATGATtgtggcttacagcttatgaaaaccctgAAATCATATTTAGAACATTAGActagtgtgaaaaggttcaacGTTGTATCCTCTAAGTGCCACACTCTCATCAGCTAATTAAACACCTGCAACGGACTCCAGAGCATTTAAATGATCTCAGTCTGTTTCAGTAGAATCacatcatggggaaggttgctgacctgacagttgcaCAGAGAACCATCAGTTGGATAAAGAAGacgtcatctgctggtgttggtccccTGGGCTTTATTACGTCCAGAGTCAGCTCAGCATCTACCAgtttttagagcacttcatgcttccttcagcagaaaagctttgtgGAGAAGCTGATTTCATTtcccagcaggacttggcacctgcacacactgccacaagaaccagaacctggttcaatgaccaaggATTACTGTGCTGGACTGGCCAGCAGACcctccagacctgaaccccatagaaaatctatggagCGTTGCCAAGAGAAAGCTGAGACACATGAGAccgagcaatgcagaagagctgaagcatcctggtcttcattcCACGCCAGCAGCaccacaggctgataacatccatgtcACGGCGCAGGGAGGCAGGAATTCATGCAGAAGGAGCTCAGACCAAGAACtgagttcatatgcaggactagaccctTCACATGGTCAACAATTCTGGATTCAAAAtccttttttattgattttgtgtaatattctaattttctgagactTAGATTTTATGTGGGGGGTTTCacaagctgtaagccataatcatctaaattataacaaataaatgcttgaaatatctcagtTTGCctgtaatgagtctatataatatattagtttcctctttttaagttgaattactcaaataaattaagttttgcatgattttcttttaagtttaacCTGTATTATTAAATGTCTGGTAAATCTGAACCTTTATCTGTCAGTGGATGGTCGATGTTCACATTTTAGTAAGTTGATTtctcacattttaaatgaagctGTGTCTGAACTCGGCAGGCAGGCGGTCTCTGTGCTCTGGTAGGGCAGTTATGGCTGTTATTTGTCTTACATATAATTgcaattattattgtttatattaatttttgtCAATATAATGGTCTAATCATAACATAGTAACACACATTCACCTTTGTGTATTAGATATTGAACAAAGTAAAGacagaaactttatttatttatttagtttaatgcCGGTCTGATGTGTCCTTTTCTTGGTTGAGTTTTCTGGTTTTGAACATGTTGATGCTTCCTGCCAGCTGGACCGTTATCAGTGAAGAACATGTTTCATTTCTCTGTGCTGTGATGGATCATCTCTGTGGTTTCTGGCCTCTGACGTAACACTAAAAATCATGATTTTCACatggtgtttttaaataaaacatcactTTTAAGATCTTTTTGCTGtgactaatttaattttatcttaaCCACATTCCACATTATTATATTGTGGAGCTCCAACAGTCGTAACTTTCGGcactttacaaaacaaattcacaatacAGGTAGTTATATAATAATTATGGTCTTAAACGTACAGAGCCTTGTCTTTGCTGTGAGAGTATTCTCATCCAAAACTGGAGAAAAGGGTTAGGAATTGCACCTTAACGTGCACAACCACCactgtgctttttattttggaCAGACTGTAGTAGGTTTATGGAAAGTGTTGATTATATTTTagaaatttccttttttaaatcaaactaaatGTTATGGAGTTCATTCAAAGTAAACTTGTACTTGGAGCTGCTGCTTTGAATCACAACCAGTGGTTTAATGGTGAAAGTGAAACTGGAAGTGATACTCTGGAGAAAGCAGGAATATTAGTGGCTCCAACATACAAATGGCACATTTGAAGaaatgaaacaacaacaaaacaaaacatctggatGTGAAATAAAGGAACTTAAAGGGACCCTGAGTCACTCCTAAGCTCATAATAGCTTCTATCCCCAAGCTTTTGTTACAATAAACTTTTCACAAtgtcttttttacttttataggCGCTGTCTTACAagaaatattaaacacaaaatCAGATGAGAACATAACGGATTCTTCTTTGAATCTGCAAAGCCCTACCCTCAGAAAGCTGAAGTCCAACAACCCAAATCTTgcacattattttaatgttcctttgtacagtgtccttgggtgttttgaaaggctcttttaaataaaatgtattattattatttattacttttaatatctATGTTTGCTGGGAGGGGTCTGGGAGTGTTGGGGAGAGCCTACAGACTGGAAGGAAAACCAAGTTCCTTTTGGTTGGCCAGCTGTGAATAGGCATAACAGAGTGACAGCCATTTAAATAACAGCTTTTGTGTCGCTGTCCGAAGTGCTGAACAGCGCTGTCCAAGGTGCTGAACAGCACTGTCCAGGGTGCTGAATAGCGCTGTCCACGGTGCTGAACAGCGCTGTCCAAGGTGCTGAACAGCGCTGTCCAAGGTGCTGAACAGAGCCCTTAATTCAGCCCATCACGTTGTTTCATACCTGTTATGTGGAATTTTATATACCTTTAGTATATAGGTTTATTTGAGGATTCCGGCTGATGTCCAGCAGTCTGCGCTGACGATCGATCTCTTCTTCGTACTGGACGATGGTTTTTTCAAACTTTAtgaatatttcttcagcagcagcagttagtcgctcgctgataaactctctcagatgctgaactgaagacattgttgctgaaaCAGTGAAATATTCAGCTGAGAGACAACAAGACAAGCGTCTCTCAACTCTGCTGAGGCTTTATTGTTTACTTCCGCTGGGTGTCACACTGAAAAGGTCCGATAGTGGACGTGAGCCAGCTCCTGTCAGGTTTTATGGCAACTTCCTTTACTTTAACTTGCAATTTATATTCTTCCTTAATATCTGGGgttcttattttactttttgtattgaataaa harbors:
- the LOC121645121 gene encoding zinc finger protein OZF-like isoform X1; this encodes MSSVQRLREFISERLTAAAEEIFTEFEKTIVQYEEEIDHQRRQLDITWKPQKNLHTSEPPQEHDGKKKEFVLDQQLCNHERCSSLDQEDAEPQEIKVEQEELCTSQDEEQLVFKEETDPHTMAPTHQESDLSEAGKNIDRLFSHSCNEAENQNQEASKHSDSGSTRNVEVKQMKRIKRNFSHSSSVDNCPLSKSQLDNDTCKKSVKCDVCGKALSDKNNMEPVKKLHSCETCGKSFSKNSILLIHMRTHTGERPFSCSICGKNFSTRGNLLVHMRVHTGEKQYSCETCGKSFSQRGTLLRHARVHTGEKLYSCKTCGKSFTQNNSMLRHMRIHTGEKLFSCQTCGKSFTQNNSLLAHMRIHTGEMLFSCKTCGKSFTRKSGLLIHMRIHTGEKPFACGTCGKKFSQRAHLLPHMRIHTGERPFTCGTCGKDFSRRSYLRIHLKVHTGEKMYGCERCGKSFRFRGSLTAHIRTHTGEKSTCDTVGKL